Proteins from one Ammospiza nelsoni isolate bAmmNel1 chromosome 18, bAmmNel1.pri, whole genome shotgun sequence genomic window:
- the SRRD gene encoding SRR1-like protein: MAALAGGRRAGRARRRRGKKEEDDEEEEGEGGPGIEAVLRRLREARDDLLSSGFWAASAGAVRAPLSSEPPARCVCYGLGRFGRCPIARYQLAFLLLLLDELRVLPARCALFDPAFSAREAAALRALGLCLLPENEEGKHGIEGVTTLFYMVHCGKALYNNLLWSNWSPAALSKLVIIGNSFRGIEERLLSRILERDYSYIAKVLKGVEEVALPSHPRYLDTFNDTSVHWFPLDKLQELSPEVWDFVEEPMYQDCEDLEIIRKGEEATAKS; encoded by the exons ATGGCGGCGCTGGCGGGAGGGCGGCGAGCGGGGCgcgcccggcggcggcggggcaagaaggaggaggatgatgaggaggaggaaggggaaggcGGCCCCGGAATAGAAGCGGTGCTGCGGCGGCTGCGAGAGGCGCG GGACGATCTGCTGAGCTCCGGCTTCTGGGCGGCGAGCGCCG GAGCCGTGCGGGCCCCGCTGAGCTCGGAGCCGCCCGCCCGCTGCGTGTGCTACGGGCTGGGCCGCTTCGGGCGCTGCCCCATCGCCCGCTACCAGCTcgccttcctgctgctgctgctggacgaGCTGAGG GTGCTGCCCGCACGCTGTGCACTGTTCGACCCGGCCTTCTCAgcgcgggaggcggcggcgctgcgagcgctggggctgtgcctgctccccGAGAATGAG GAGGGGAAGCACGGCATCGAGGGTGTGACCACGCTGTTCTACATGGTGCACTGCGGGAAGGCCCTGTACAACAACCTGCTGTGGAGCAACTGGAGCCCAGCGGCGCTCTCCAAGCTGGTCATCATCGGGAACAGCTTCCGAGGGATCGAGGAGAG ATTGCTGTCCAGAATCTTGGAGAGAGATTATTCTTACATAGCAAAG GTCTTGAAAGGAGTGGAGGAAGTGGCACTCCCCAGTCACCCACGCTACCTGGACACCTTCAATGACACCTCTGTGCACTGGTTTCCCTTGGATAAACTGCAGGAGCTCTCCCCTGAGGTCTGGGACTTTGTGGAAGAGCCAATGTACCAAGATTGTGAGGACCTGGAGATCATCAGGAAGGGGGAGGAAGCTACTGCCAAGTCCTGA